TGTTAAACCGCCTGCAGGCCAACCTGCTCGCCTGGCTGGCTTCTTTCACGGCGGAGCAGCCCCACCCCCTGCCTCGCGTTGTCCCCATCCTGGCCGATGCCCACGCCCTGCCCCTCCCCGCCGGGTCATGCCAGGCCGTGATGACGGTGCACACCCTGCACCTGATGCAAGATCTGCCCCGCGCCGTGGCCGAGGCGGTTCGGGTGCTGCAACCCGGCGGGCGGCTCTTTCTCGGCTATATGGAGCACCTCCCCGGCTCGGTGGTAGGCTGGGTGATGGCCACCTGGCGGGCCATGCTACGCGAGGCCGGCTACGACCTCAACCGCCCCGCCTGGCGCGACCAGCAAGATGTGCTCCTGGTGCTCCGGCGCTTCCTGGAGCCTGAGGGGAAGCTCACCCCGGCGCAATGGACGCCCACCGTAGATCCGGCTCAAGTGGTCGAAGGGGCCCTCCAGCGGGCCTACACCCTCTACTGGGGGCTGGACGACGCGACCCACCGACGCTTCGGCGAGCGTCTGTTGCGCCAGGCCCAGACCGTCTTTGCCCCCTTCCACCAGCCCCGCCCTGACCCCCGCCGCTTTGTGTGGGAGGTGTTTCAGAAGCCCGCGTAAGCCGCCAAACACCGTTTTGAGGAAAGCCTATGCCTTGCAAAGGCTTACGCCTTCCGGGATACGATTACACCCAACCAGGGGCCTATTTTGTCACTTTTTGCACTTACCGCCGCACCTTACTTTTTCGGAGAAGTCGTGGACGGCGAGATGCGCCTGAACCCTTTTGGGGAGATTGTCTGGGCAACGTGGCATGATTTGCCTCATCATTACCCCTATGTGAGATAGGGTCAAGTTTTTTCTGTAAAAAGGGGCCAACAGTGGCGTCCTCGAAGGCCCAGGAACGCTTCAACATGGGTCTTTAGTCCGTCAGGTTGTCCTTTCCGCGGCTCCTTCAAAGCGGAGGTAAAAGCGCCCGGTGGCCTCCTGCTCCATCAGCACGGCGCTCATCAACCGCAGACAAGCCCCTTCATGGGGAAAGATACTCACCACCCGCGCCCGCCGGTGGCCATCCGCCCACACCCCTACCGCCCCCAACACGGCCACATCCCGGATTTGCCCATCCACGCGCACATGTTCGTAGTAGGCATCCAGGTAAAGATAGCGGCAGGGCTGCTCACCCAAGGGCCGTTCCCGCCAGGACTGCAGCGCCTCGTCCAGGTCTTGAGCCGCCCGGCTCACCGTGGCCCAGGAAACCTCGAACCCCAAGACCTCTTCGACCAAAGCCGCGACTTTGCGGGTGGACACCCCATGCCCATCCATCTCGGCCAGGATAGGCCAAACCTTCCCTTCAGGACGATTTAGGACGATGCTCATGCGCGCTTACGCCTGGTTGATCATGCTCATTCTGTTAGCGGCTTGTGCCCAGGCCCCGGCCACCGCATCCATGCCCTCTGTAGCGCCCCCCCAGGCCACCTCCTCCCTGGTCACGGCGGCGCCGGGTACCATCGCCTGCACCTCCGTGCGCCAGCCCGCCCCCACCCTCCAGGGCACGCCGCCCTACCTGCGCCCCGACGACCACAGCGAAGGCCTCGCAGACGCCCCCGTCGTCCTGGTCATGTACGGCGACTACCAGGACCCCAGCAGCGCGGCGATGAACGCCCTCCTGGCGCGTCTGCGGCAGGCTTATCCCGAAGCCGTGCGGCGCGTGTTTCGCCCCCTGCCCTTGATCAATCAGTACGACAAGGCGCTGCTGGCCGCTCAGGCGGCCGAGGCCGCCGCCCGCCAGGGGGCTTTCTGGCCCTTCCACGACCGGCTCCTCGCCGAGCAGGCCCAATGGCGCAACCTCAGCGAAGCCGATTTCCACGCCTATCGGCAAGGCCTGGCCCGCCAGGTGGGGCTGGATGTGGCCCGTTTCGCCCAGGACCTCGACGCGCCAGACCTGCAGGTCGCCCTGCTCGCCGCCCGAGAAGAGGCCCAACGTATCGGTCTCCCCGGCGTCCCCCTGCTCTACCTCAACGGCGAGTTCTATCCCGGCCCCTGGGACTGGAACAGCCTGAGCACGCTGGTGCGCCTCCAGGCCCTGAGCGCCCGCCAGTTCAGCCAGTGCCCGCCGCGGCTGAGCAACCTCACTGCCCCGCGCTTCGCCGCCCTGCACACCGAAGCCGGGGATATCGTGCTCCAACTCTACCCCGACCAGGCCCCCATGGCGGTGAGCAGTTTCGTCTTCCTCGCCCGTCAGGGCTGGTACAATGAGAACACCTTCTTCGAGGTGCGCCCCGGGCTATGGGCCCGCACAGGCGATCCTTCGGAAACCGGCCTGGGGCACCCAGGGTACACCTTTGTGCGCGAAATCGCCCCCGACCTGACCTTCGATCGCCCCGGTCGGGTGGGACTATACAACGATGGGCCCCCAAACAATGGCAGTCAGTTCTTCATCACCCTGACCGCCGCGCCCCAGTTCAACGCCCGTTACACCCTGTTTGGGCAGGTGATAAAAGGGCTGGACCTCCTGAAAACCCTTCCGCCTCGGACCCCGGGGGAACCGGATGCCCCTCCGGGGTTGCGCATCCGCTCGGTGGATGTAACCGACCCC
This genomic stretch from Anaerolineae bacterium harbors:
- a CDS encoding class I SAM-dependent methyltransferase encodes the protein MNHPHLSSTAYQGDPVEFERKRPYPPEVVSAVVTALTAYLPEAATVADIGAGTGRWAIPLARQGYRVLALDLSSRMLNRLQANLLAWLASFTAEQPHPLPRVVPILADAHALPLPAGSCQAVMTVHTLHLMQDLPRAVAEAVRVLQPGGRLFLGYMEHLPGSVVGWVMATWRAMLREAGYDLNRPAWRDQQDVLLVLRRFLEPEGKLTPAQWTPTVDPAQVVEGALQRAYTLYWGLDDATHRRFGERLLRQAQTVFAPFHQPRPDPRRFVWEVFQKPA
- a CDS encoding thioredoxin domain-containing protein; protein product: MRAYAWLIMLILLAACAQAPATASMPSVAPPQATSSLVTAAPGTIACTSVRQPAPTLQGTPPYLRPDDHSEGLADAPVVLVMYGDYQDPSSAAMNALLARLRQAYPEAVRRVFRPLPLINQYDKALLAAQAAEAAARQGAFWPFHDRLLAEQAQWRNLSEADFHAYRQGLARQVGLDVARFAQDLDAPDLQVALLAAREEAQRIGLPGVPLLYLNGEFYPGPWDWNSLSTLVRLQALSARQFSQCPPRLSNLTAPRFAALHTEAGDIVLQLYPDQAPMAVSSFVFLARQGWYNENTFFEVRPGLWARTGDPSETGLGHPGYTFVREIAPDLTFDRPGRVGLYNDGPPNNGSQFFITLTAAPQFNARYTLFGQVIKGLDLLKTLPPRTPGEPDAPPGLRIRSVDVTDP